In Ferviditalea candida, the following are encoded in one genomic region:
- the purT gene encoding formate-dependent phosphoribosylglycinamide formyltransferase — translation MYQTTKILLLGSGELGKEVVIEAQRLGAETVAVDRYEHAPAMQVAHRSHVIDMLDAQQLHKIVEAEKPDLIVPEIEAIATSELIKLEQQGFRVIPTARAAKLTMDREGIRRLAAETLQLPTAKYKFADTYEEFQAAVREMGFPCVIKPIMSSSGKGQSVCRTEADIAHSWNVAMEAGRVRNGRVIVEEFIHFDSEITLLTVRSINGMMFCAPIGHIQQDGDYIESWQPHDMTEEQIQEAKRIARAITDELGGYGIFGVELFLSKDKVYFSEVSPRPHDTGLVTLVTQNLSEFALHVRAILGLPIPEITLLTPGASRPLKASEELQNYRITGAEQALAVPNTQLRIFAKPVTKVGRRMAVVLSSADSADKARIQAKQALDYLKCE, via the coding sequence ATGTATCAAACCACGAAAATTCTGCTGCTCGGCTCGGGAGAGCTGGGCAAGGAGGTCGTCATCGAAGCGCAGCGGCTCGGCGCGGAGACCGTTGCGGTCGATCGCTATGAGCATGCGCCTGCGATGCAGGTTGCCCATCGCAGCCATGTCATCGATATGCTGGATGCGCAGCAATTGCACAAAATTGTGGAAGCGGAGAAGCCGGATCTGATTGTTCCGGAAATCGAAGCGATCGCCACATCCGAGTTAATTAAATTGGAGCAGCAAGGATTTCGAGTCATTCCAACCGCCAGGGCGGCCAAACTGACGATGGACCGCGAAGGGATACGCAGACTGGCTGCGGAAACCTTGCAGCTGCCTACGGCAAAATACAAATTCGCGGATACATATGAGGAATTTCAGGCCGCTGTACGCGAGATGGGATTTCCTTGCGTGATTAAACCGATTATGAGCTCGTCAGGGAAGGGCCAAAGCGTTTGCCGGACGGAAGCGGACATTGCGCATAGCTGGAATGTTGCCATGGAAGCCGGAAGAGTGCGAAACGGCCGCGTCATTGTCGAGGAATTTATCCATTTTGATTCGGAAATTACGCTGTTGACGGTCCGATCCATCAATGGAATGATGTTCTGCGCTCCCATCGGGCATATTCAACAGGACGGCGATTACATAGAATCATGGCAGCCGCACGATATGACCGAAGAGCAAATTCAGGAAGCGAAAAGAATTGCCCGAGCGATTACCGATGAACTCGGGGGTTACGGTATTTTCGGCGTTGAGCTGTTCCTGTCGAAAGATAAGGTATATTTCAGCGAGGTATCGCCGCGTCCGCACGATACCGGATTGGTTACCTTGGTAACGCAGAATCTTTCCGAATTTGCCCTTCACGTCAGGGCTATCCTTGGTTTGCCGATCCCGGAAATCACGCTGCTGACACCGGGGGCGAGCCGTCCGTTAAAGGCAAGTGAAGAGTTGCAGAACTACCGAATCACCGGCGCTGAGCAAGCGCTGGCCGTTCCGAATACGCAATTGCGAATCTTTGCCAAACCTGTAACCAAGGTCGGAAGGCGGATGGCGGTGGTTTTATCCTCAGCCGATTCGGCGGACAAGGCCCGCATCCAGGCGAAGCAGGCGCTGGATTATTTGAAGTGTGAATAA
- a CDS encoding type IA DNA topoisomerase yields the protein MKILVIAEKPDMGRNIAAAIEPKAVNKRTHIEGQTYIITWAIGHLISLAEPDKYDEKYKKWRLEDLPILPEQFKLIPYPKTRDQLKVIADLAKHCDRIVNACDAGREGQYIFYLIQRHLRLAHPVQRLWISDLTPETIREGFANLRDGAEFENLTKAARARSEADWLIGMNGSRAFTTKHNVLLSVGRVQTPVLALIYDRQKQIEAFSSLSFFEVNAVFSQNSTIYQGLWQGDRIYDRRQAEAIAAKTAGQPGRIAEYEIKEAREYPFKLYDLTLLQREANAKYGFSAKKTLDLAQSLYEKHKVISYPRTNSNYVTEPNIAEMHRALEALKGSPYDRLVRGADKRLVHKNNLNICNPAKVEDHHAILPTSKKPGSLSSDEQKVYDLIVRRFLSHFYPPALYKVHTVRTEAVQEIFKTTVKEILQLGWKQVYADQINTNDRRKGKSDDADSQEEEETDIPFELEPKTGVLCERSEVKEKETQPPKPYTEGTLLKAMESAGKQIDDDELRDAMKDSGLGTPATRASTIERLKQVGYIDMKGKRIELTQKGRTAIEVIRGAGVELLTSPEMTGHWERRLNEISKGLAAESDFMEKVKQFAALIIHKVRSQPAVARTAFGDGNSGPQAKRSSRKRAASSQSAENNRKPGKSAASDTQAPAANKIAACPRSGCGGTIFMGRKGYGCSHYKQGCRFVIWKTSFGKTLSDTMVRALIEKGRTSKLKFKNDDGSSYDAQLILTDPDTGSLEVKRL from the coding sequence ATGAAGATACTGGTGATCGCAGAAAAACCGGATATGGGCAGGAATATCGCCGCCGCAATTGAACCGAAGGCGGTCAATAAACGAACGCATATCGAAGGCCAGACATATATCATCACTTGGGCGATCGGCCACCTGATCAGTTTGGCCGAACCGGATAAATACGATGAAAAATACAAGAAATGGAGACTTGAGGATCTGCCTATTCTGCCAGAGCAATTCAAGCTGATTCCGTATCCGAAAACCAGGGATCAGCTGAAAGTCATTGCGGATTTGGCCAAGCATTGCGATCGGATCGTCAATGCTTGCGATGCCGGACGCGAGGGACAATATATTTTCTATCTGATCCAGCGTCATCTCCGGCTTGCCCATCCGGTGCAGCGGCTGTGGATTTCCGACCTGACTCCGGAAACAATTCGTGAAGGATTCGCCAATTTGCGGGACGGTGCCGAATTCGAAAATTTGACGAAAGCCGCGAGAGCCCGCAGCGAGGCTGATTGGCTGATCGGGATGAACGGCTCCCGCGCCTTTACGACCAAGCACAACGTGCTCCTGTCCGTCGGGCGCGTGCAAACGCCGGTATTGGCCTTGATCTATGACCGGCAAAAGCAAATTGAAGCCTTCTCCTCATTGTCATTTTTTGAAGTGAACGCCGTTTTCTCGCAAAACAGCACAATCTACCAAGGACTTTGGCAGGGAGATCGGATTTACGATCGTCGGCAGGCGGAGGCCATCGCGGCCAAAACGGCCGGCCAGCCCGGTCGAATTGCCGAATATGAAATCAAGGAAGCCCGGGAATATCCATTCAAGCTGTACGACCTTACTCTCCTGCAGCGCGAGGCGAACGCAAAATACGGTTTCTCCGCCAAGAAAACACTGGACTTGGCGCAATCACTCTATGAAAAGCACAAGGTCATCTCTTATCCGAGAACCAATTCCAACTATGTCACCGAGCCCAATATTGCCGAAATGCATCGCGCGCTGGAGGCACTGAAGGGCTCGCCCTATGACCGTTTGGTTCGAGGCGCTGATAAGCGGCTCGTACACAAAAATAACTTGAATATATGCAATCCGGCCAAGGTTGAAGACCATCACGCAATCCTGCCGACGAGCAAGAAGCCTGGAAGCCTGTCGTCCGATGAGCAGAAGGTTTATGATTTGATCGTCAGGCGTTTTCTGAGCCACTTCTATCCCCCGGCTTTGTATAAAGTCCATACCGTGCGCACCGAGGCCGTGCAGGAAATCTTTAAAACTACCGTCAAGGAAATTTTGCAGCTTGGCTGGAAGCAAGTATATGCAGATCAGATAAATACGAACGACAGACGAAAGGGAAAATCGGACGACGCGGATTCTCAGGAAGAGGAAGAAACCGATATCCCCTTTGAGCTTGAGCCGAAGACAGGGGTGTTATGCGAGCGGTCCGAGGTCAAAGAAAAGGAGACGCAGCCGCCAAAGCCGTACACGGAAGGCACACTGCTAAAGGCAATGGAAAGCGCCGGCAAGCAGATTGACGATGACGAGCTTCGCGACGCGATGAAGGATTCGGGATTAGGCACACCGGCCACGCGCGCGTCGACGATCGAGCGCCTGAAGCAGGTCGGCTACATTGATATGAAGGGAAAGCGCATCGAGCTCACGCAAAAAGGACGCACCGCGATCGAAGTGATCCGCGGAGCGGGCGTGGAATTGTTGACTTCTCCGGAAATGACCGGGCACTGGGAACGGAGGCTGAATGAAATTTCCAAGGGGCTTGCCGCAGAGAGTGATTTTATGGAGAAGGTCAAACAGTTTGCGGCATTAATTATTCACAAGGTTCGCTCCCAACCCGCTGTTGCAAGAACCGCTTTCGGTGACGGAAATTCGGGTCCGCAAGCCAAACGCTCTTCCCGCAAGCGAGCCGCATCGTCCCAGTCTGCAGAAAATAACCGGAAACCGGGCAAATCCGCCGCCTCCGATACGCAGGCTCCGGCCGCAAACAAAATCGCCGCCTGTCCGAGAAGCGGCTGCGGCGGAACAATTTTTATGGGGCGCAAGGGCTACGGCTGCAGCCATTATAAGCAGGGCTGCAGGTTTGTGATCTGGAAGACGAGCTTTGGCAAAACCCTGTCCGATACGATGGTTAGAGCTTTGATTGAGAAAGGCAGAACGAGTAAATTAAAATTCAAAAACGATGACGGCAGTTCTTACGATGCTCAGTTGATCTTAACCGATCCGGACACCGGCAGTCTGGAAGTGAAGCGTTTATAA
- a CDS encoding MBL fold metallo-hydrolase encodes MIYWQNESVALFRSFLYMTVSAVIQTEDLVVVVDPTWLLHEVEEIRNHTDKILNGRPLYLLFTHSDYDHILGYKAFPGASVIASEAFQTKREQEKQAIVEQIKAFDDDYYIVRDYGIEYPEVDVLAKTDGDTYTVGGTRFVFYQAPGHNDDGMFIVIEPLGLLIAGDYFSDVEFPFIYYSSEQYEQSLLKLDGIIARHSLQMLIPGHGEFTRETAEMKRRQLESLRYIHEMRKYLAVGDQKRVDELISDCRFPRNQRKFHRNNQLLMEKELQTHSDIGASEIE; translated from the coding sequence ATGATCTATTGGCAAAACGAATCCGTCGCTTTATTTCGCAGTTTTCTTTATATGACGGTATCGGCGGTCATCCAAACGGAAGACTTGGTCGTTGTTGTCGATCCGACATGGCTGCTGCATGAGGTTGAAGAAATCAGGAATCATACCGATAAGATATTGAATGGACGGCCGCTTTATCTCTTATTTACGCATTCCGACTATGATCATATTCTCGGGTATAAGGCTTTCCCGGGAGCCAGTGTGATCGCGAGCGAGGCCTTCCAAACGAAAAGAGAACAGGAGAAGCAGGCAATCGTCGAGCAGATTAAAGCGTTTGACGACGACTACTATATAGTTCGGGATTACGGCATCGAGTATCCCGAAGTGGATGTGCTCGCCAAAACAGACGGGGACACCTATACTGTCGGCGGTACAAGATTCGTATTCTACCAAGCCCCCGGCCATAATGATGACGGGATGTTTATCGTGATTGAGCCGCTGGGGCTGCTGATTGCGGGCGATTACTTTTCGGATGTCGAATTTCCGTTCATCTATTACAGCAGCGAACAATATGAGCAGAGCCTCCTGAAACTGGACGGCATCATCGCCCGGCATTCGCTCCAAATGCTGATTCCCGGGCATGGCGAGTTCACCCGGGAGACAGCCGAAATGAAGCGAAGGCAGTTGGAATCCTTGCGCTATATTCACGAGATGCGGAAGTATTTGGCCGTCGGTGATCAAAAACGGGTTGACGAGCTGATCAGCGACTGCCGCTTTCCAAGAAATCAGCGGAAGTTCCATAGGAACAACCAGCTGCTTATGGAAAAAGAACTTCAAACGCACAGCGACATCGGGGCTAGCGAGATAGAGTAG
- a CDS encoding spore germination protein encodes MFNWIKRKIKFTQMKNKQLDIPDHPVSSKLQDNIDYLKQLFENSSDIVFRSFSVGKRQEIDAFLVAIDGMYDKTPIHENVIKPLMNIDFQSINQIQMVTYFEKSLISIFSLKQEHSIENGIAHLMKGDVLLFIDGLKKVYVLGTRAWEMRSIEEPITETTIRGPREGFVETLRTNTSMLRRKLGHPKLQIQQMVLGRMSQTEIAVAYIEGIAPPEILQEVKRRLISIEMDNVLESGILEEFIEDAPFSPFPTVANTERPDVAAARLLEGRVAILIDGSPMALIVPHLLFESFQSSEDYYSRPYYSSFLRMLRLFGFLVTTLAPATYTALQDYHKEMFPAELLVSVASSREGVPLPLVLELLLMLIVFEWLREAVIRMPRPVGQTVSIVGALVLGESAVNAGIVGAPTIIVVAVSAITGFLVTALSDVAAVLRFFYLIVGSIFGVYGIMLVICATLLHLASLRSFGIPYMAPLMPITWSDWKDFFIRAPMWALNRRPEALRVTDEIRQSDGMQPQPPVKKSKRKN; translated from the coding sequence ATGTTCAACTGGATCAAACGCAAAATCAAATTCACCCAAATGAAAAACAAGCAGTTGGATATTCCCGATCATCCGGTTTCGTCTAAACTGCAGGACAACATCGATTATTTGAAGCAGTTGTTCGAGAACAGTTCGGATATTGTATTTCGTTCGTTTTCTGTGGGGAAACGGCAAGAAATCGACGCATTCCTGGTGGCCATAGACGGCATGTATGATAAAACCCCAATCCATGAAAATGTCATCAAGCCTTTAATGAATATTGATTTTCAATCCATAAATCAAATCCAGATGGTCACATATTTTGAAAAAAGTCTGATCAGCATCTTCAGTCTGAAGCAAGAGCATTCCATTGAAAACGGGATCGCCCATTTGATGAAAGGCGATGTCCTTCTTTTCATTGACGGGCTGAAGAAAGTATATGTTTTGGGTACTCGCGCATGGGAAATGCGCAGCATTGAGGAACCTATCACGGAGACCACAATCCGTGGACCTAGGGAAGGCTTTGTGGAAACCTTGAGAACCAACACTTCGATGCTGAGGCGCAAACTTGGTCACCCGAAGCTGCAAATCCAGCAAATGGTTTTGGGCAGAATGTCGCAGACGGAAATTGCCGTTGCCTATATCGAAGGCATTGCGCCGCCGGAAATTTTGCAGGAAGTCAAAAGAAGATTGATTTCCATTGAAATGGACAACGTGCTTGAATCGGGAATCCTTGAAGAGTTTATCGAAGATGCCCCTTTTTCCCCGTTTCCGACCGTAGCGAATACCGAACGGCCGGATGTTGCGGCGGCCCGGCTGCTCGAAGGGCGTGTGGCCATTCTAATAGATGGAAGTCCCATGGCACTGATCGTCCCCCATTTATTATTTGAATCGTTTCAATCCTCCGAGGATTATTATTCGCGACCGTACTATTCTTCTTTCTTGAGGATGCTGCGATTGTTCGGATTTTTGGTCACCACGCTGGCGCCGGCTACCTATACCGCTTTGCAGGATTACCATAAGGAAATGTTTCCGGCCGAATTGCTGGTCAGTGTGGCTTCATCCAGAGAAGGCGTTCCCCTTCCGCTTGTATTGGAGTTGTTGTTGATGCTCATTGTGTTCGAATGGCTGCGTGAGGCCGTCATACGGATGCCCCGACCGGTCGGACAAACAGTCTCCATCGTTGGCGCATTGGTTTTGGGGGAATCGGCGGTGAATGCGGGGATTGTCGGCGCACCCACCATCATTGTCGTGGCAGTCAGCGCCATCACCGGTTTTCTTGTTACCGCCCTAAGTGACGTCGCCGCTGTACTTCGATTTTTTTATCTGATCGTCGGATCGATATTCGGTGTATACGGGATTATGTTGGTTATCTGCGCTACTCTGCTGCATTTAGCCTCCCTGCGCTCTTTTGGGATTCCCTATATGGCTCCATTGATGCCGATCACATGGAGCGATTGGAAAGATTTCTTCATCAGGGCTCCGATGTGGGCCCTGAACCGAAGACCGGAGGCTTTGCGGGTTACCGATGAAATCCGCCAATCGGACGGTATGCAACCTCAACCTCCGGTTAAAAAGTCAAAAAGGAAGAACTAA
- a CDS encoding Ger(x)C family spore germination protein, protein MKAWSIVLLASVVLLIVPGCWGRSELKDVAIVTGVGIDQKGNKYEVTTETLKLGPEQQTKIVSAIVRSAMGTTIFEAIRDLIITLGKRQVWQHVDAFIIGEKTAESGITPVTDFMLRDHEPRFRMNILIAKGTAKDILSMKPEAGKVNGTLIKNALEEQSSLSKAPQVQLYQFGQMFIERYQDPYIPMVRKGKQGFEIYGTAIFKRDKMVGQLTPNETRGLLRVLGKLNGGIQVLKLNTKGSTKPAYISIEIKKSKAGMKVKFEHRTPKIEVNIQETGFIGDISHPINHQQIDQKLLNRIEKLYADSIKKEAEQVIAKIQKKYKSNALGFAGLINRADKRYWQQHKDEWEDLYPRIKVVVNVKTNIPENGLIRDNVGY, encoded by the coding sequence ATGAAGGCATGGAGTATAGTTTTGCTTGCATCTGTTGTCCTCCTTATCGTGCCGGGTTGCTGGGGAAGATCGGAACTGAAAGATGTGGCCATTGTTACCGGAGTGGGCATCGACCAAAAGGGCAATAAATATGAAGTTACCACGGAAACGCTCAAGCTCGGTCCCGAACAGCAAACCAAAATTGTTTCGGCCATTGTTCGCAGCGCCATGGGAACCACCATATTCGAAGCCATCAGGGATTTGATTATCACTCTGGGAAAAAGACAAGTATGGCAGCATGTCGATGCCTTTATCATTGGCGAGAAAACAGCCGAGTCTGGAATTACGCCCGTCACGGACTTTATGCTTAGGGATCACGAACCTCGCTTTCGCATGAACATCCTTATAGCCAAAGGAACCGCGAAAGACATTTTGAGCATGAAACCGGAAGCAGGCAAAGTGAATGGTACGTTAATCAAAAACGCTCTGGAAGAACAAAGCTCCTTATCCAAAGCGCCGCAAGTGCAGTTATACCAATTTGGCCAAATGTTCATCGAGCGTTATCAGGACCCCTATATCCCCATGGTTCGAAAAGGCAAACAGGGATTCGAAATCTATGGAACAGCCATCTTTAAGAGGGATAAAATGGTCGGGCAATTAACGCCTAATGAAACCAGAGGGTTGCTTCGGGTGCTTGGCAAACTCAATGGCGGTATACAAGTCCTGAAACTCAATACCAAAGGAAGCACAAAACCGGCTTACATCAGTATTGAAATCAAAAAGTCGAAAGCGGGCATGAAAGTGAAATTCGAACATCGAACGCCGAAAATTGAAGTGAATATTCAGGAAACAGGATTTATCGGCGACATTTCCCATCCTATAAACCATCAGCAAATAGATCAAAAGCTGTTAAACCGAATTGAAAAGCTTTATGCCGATTCCATAAAGAAGGAGGCCGAACAAGTCATCGCCAAAATCCAAAAAAAATACAAATCCAATGCACTGGGTTTCGCGGGTTTGATCAACCGCGCGGACAAGCGTTATTGGCAGCAGCATAAGGATGAGTGGGAAGACCTCTATCCAAGGATTAAAGTTGTGGTGAACGTCAAAACAAACATCCCCGAAAATGGATTGATCCGTGATAACGTCGGTTATTGA
- a CDS encoding ABC transporter substrate-binding protein: MKKIVGWVLILLLSSSIALAGCSSGSNDSKQTGGTESSSAPVQGEKIVLGFNPWPGYYPWFIAQEKGIFKKYGLNVEIKVFPVLSDELNAISGGNLDIAGATINDLVVPLSKGVKLKVVGVYDISNGGDAFVVKNGINSFQDLKGKNVATELGTVDHLLMLVGMKKAGLKESDVKFTNMSINDAGPALIAGNLDGASLYEPFVSQAIAGDKAKVLFSSKNVPGLITDVITVKEELAQKRPEDVKKLLMAWYDALDYWKQHPDESMEIMAKAAETPVDKYKGVYDGIKIFNLDESIQAFEKKDDYSSLTYTGMETYAFLKKLGMMDSEPKLDQALDVHFLQEIKSERK; the protein is encoded by the coding sequence ATGAAAAAAATCGTTGGATGGGTATTGATTCTTCTGTTGTCGTCATCGATCGCGCTGGCCGGTTGTTCGTCGGGCAGCAATGACAGCAAGCAGACTGGGGGGACTGAGAGCTCGTCGGCTCCAGTTCAAGGAGAAAAAATCGTGCTGGGGTTTAATCCTTGGCCGGGCTATTATCCGTGGTTTATCGCTCAGGAAAAAGGCATTTTCAAAAAATACGGCTTGAACGTCGAAATCAAAGTGTTTCCGGTTCTAAGCGATGAGCTCAATGCGATTTCCGGCGGCAATCTTGATATAGCCGGGGCAACCATCAATGATTTGGTCGTTCCTTTAAGCAAGGGCGTGAAGCTGAAAGTGGTGGGGGTTTACGACATTTCCAACGGCGGCGACGCTTTTGTGGTGAAAAACGGGATCAATTCCTTTCAAGATTTGAAAGGCAAGAATGTCGCAACAGAGCTTGGAACAGTCGATCATTTGCTGATGCTGGTCGGAATGAAAAAGGCAGGCTTGAAGGAGTCGGACGTCAAATTCACCAACATGAGCATCAATGACGCGGGTCCTGCTCTGATTGCCGGCAATCTGGACGGCGCATCGCTGTATGAGCCTTTTGTCAGCCAAGCGATTGCCGGGGACAAAGCGAAAGTGCTGTTCTCCTCCAAAAACGTTCCAGGGTTAATTACCGATGTCATTACGGTTAAAGAGGAGCTTGCTCAAAAACGGCCGGAGGATGTGAAGAAATTGCTTATGGCCTGGTATGATGCTTTGGATTATTGGAAGCAGCATCCTGACGAGTCGATGGAAATTATGGCGAAAGCGGCGGAAACGCCTGTAGACAAATATAAAGGCGTGTATGACGGGATTAAAATCTTCAACCTTGATGAAAGCATCCAGGCTTTCGAGAAAAAAGACGATTACAGTTCGTTGACCTATACCGGAATGGAAACCTATGCGTTCCTCAAGAAGCTCGGCATGATGGACAGCGAACCCAAGCTGGATCAAGCGCTGGATGTGCATTTTTTGCAGGAAATCAAGTCGGAACGCAAGTAA
- a CDS encoding NAD-dependent epimerase/dehydratase family protein: MKILVTGGLGFLGSTLVSMLLDQGHGVISYDRRLAGKTGDDHLYNVQGDLLDLPLLLETLQKNKVERIIHTAAISHPAAAIEIPYQTVLTNALGTANVFEAARLLGIKRVVNLSSEYAYGNNAHLGTANEDVPLYPTGVNGATKVFTEKLAGGYMNLYGMEIPSLRPGWIYGPGQFMQCYMKTLLRNAIDGVPTLEEEGRDYEFQYVHVWDVAQACILACTADTMETYVYSITNGHKTSYAELIDYVKELYPDAHIEVGEGSLSLLDRYATFDITRARQELGYAPVFEIKSGIKLYAEWLEKNPY; encoded by the coding sequence ATGAAAATTTTGGTAACCGGGGGACTCGGGTTTTTAGGCAGCACCTTGGTATCCATGCTTCTGGATCAGGGACATGGGGTTATCAGCTATGACAGAAGGTTGGCCGGCAAAACGGGAGACGATCATCTGTACAACGTGCAGGGCGACTTGCTTGATCTGCCGCTGCTATTGGAAACCTTACAGAAGAATAAAGTGGAACGAATCATTCACACAGCCGCGATTTCCCACCCTGCAGCAGCGATTGAGATTCCGTACCAGACCGTCTTGACCAATGCGCTGGGAACCGCGAATGTTTTTGAGGCGGCTCGTCTGTTGGGCATCAAACGCGTCGTCAATCTAAGCTCCGAATACGCCTACGGCAATAATGCCCATCTGGGGACAGCAAACGAGGACGTTCCGCTGTATCCGACAGGAGTTAACGGGGCGACAAAAGTGTTTACGGAAAAATTGGCGGGGGGATACATGAATCTGTACGGCATGGAGATCCCTTCGCTTCGGCCGGGTTGGATATACGGCCCCGGACAGTTTATGCAGTGCTATATGAAAACCTTGCTGCGCAATGCCATCGACGGAGTGCCCACACTTGAGGAGGAAGGGCGGGACTACGAATTTCAGTATGTGCATGTGTGGGATGTCGCCCAGGCTTGTATTTTGGCCTGTACGGCGGATACAATGGAAACGTATGTATATTCCATCACGAACGGACATAAGACTTCCTATGCGGAATTAATTGACTACGTTAAAGAATTGTATCCCGATGCGCACATTGAGGTTGGAGAAGGAAGCCTTTCCTTGCTGGATCGTTATGCTACTTTTGATATTACAAGGGCAAGACAGGAGTTGGGATACGCGCCGGTTTTTGAAATCAAAAGCGGAATCAAATTATATGCGGAATGGCTGGAAAAGAACCCTTATTGA
- a CDS encoding GerAB/ArcD/ProY family transporter produces MEVISYRQTVFLCSLILPVTGHMLLLPTMFALSGRDAWISILLTVPIGILYGFMLYRLHSLHPSLTMVQMLERALGRWVGKLLATSLLAYFFFMMVITLYGLYDFIENIFLPETPAWAISAAFYLVVLYALFVGIESIARISEPLLLIILFTGDTIMIATQPEKNYKVLFPLFEHGYLPVMTGILVTTALFGETILLTMLKMKKDYAKSKSLLFNYTILVFLITFMFVGTIISPLTIFGLEQVKNLEYPAQSVVRMVSFGFIDRFDIYGIGVMVVGSVIRMSTFQYVLNMGIRQWLGIRWRWIIHAVIGVALFAVALYGIQSHQQFTRTYMNTWYPLTAIVSVGLPFIAWMILEIRNRLGSNKTK; encoded by the coding sequence ATGGAAGTGATTTCTTATCGACAAACCGTGTTTCTATGCTCCCTGATCCTGCCGGTCACCGGGCATATGCTGCTGCTGCCCACCATGTTTGCGCTCAGTGGACGCGACGCGTGGATTTCGATCCTTTTGACCGTCCCGATCGGAATTCTGTATGGTTTTATGCTGTACCGCTTGCACTCCCTCCACCCCAGTCTGACGATGGTGCAAATGCTGGAACGGGCGTTGGGACGATGGGTCGGCAAGCTGCTTGCGACATCTCTGCTCGCTTATTTCTTTTTCATGATGGTGATTACATTATACGGCCTGTATGATTTTATCGAGAACATTTTTCTTCCGGAAACCCCCGCTTGGGCCATTTCCGCAGCGTTTTATCTCGTGGTTCTTTATGCGCTGTTCGTCGGCATCGAGAGCATTGCCCGGATCAGCGAACCCCTTCTGCTCATCATTTTGTTTACGGGGGATACGATCATGATCGCAACCCAGCCGGAAAAAAATTATAAAGTTTTATTTCCCTTATTCGAACACGGATATCTTCCGGTCATGACCGGCATCCTGGTGACCACCGCCCTGTTCGGCGAAACGATCCTGCTGACGATGCTGAAAATGAAAAAAGATTACGCGAAATCCAAATCACTGCTGTTTAATTATACGATTTTGGTCTTCCTGATCACGTTCATGTTTGTCGGAACGATCATCAGCCCGTTGACGATTTTTGGATTGGAACAAGTCAAAAATCTCGAATATCCCGCCCAAAGCGTGGTGAGAATGGTTTCCTTCGGATTCATCGACCGGTTCGATATTTACGGAATCGGCGTGATGGTCGTCGGCTCGGTGATTCGGATGTCTACCTTTCAATATGTGCTCAATATGGGAATCCGTCAATGGCTGGGCATTCGCTGGAGGTGGATCATCCATGCAGTGATCGGTGTGGCTTTGTTTGCGGTTGCGCTTTACGGGATACAAAGCCATCAGCAGTTTACCCGGACTTACATGAATACCTGGTATCCGTTAACGGCCATTGTTTCTGTGGGACTGCCCTTCATTGCGTGGATGATATTGGAAATCCGCAACCGTTTGGGCTCCAACAAAACTAAATGA